The following proteins are encoded in a genomic region of Rhizobium sp. CCGE531:
- a CDS encoding transposase codes for MEEDEQRLRVRLVGSDGRRRYDPASVDRLVAACLEPGVSVSRLALEHGVNVNLLRKWIQRAKRLGHPVPAGPAFVPVQVGPDRSLPVQRSSLDTRIERLSPAAKLSASLPNGVSVTVECSDVDGLTAIIGALGHVQTGR; via the coding sequence ATGGAAGAAGATGAGCAAAGACTGCGGGTGCGGCTTGTGGGTAGTGACGGACGACGTCGATATGACCCAGCTTCGGTAGATCGTCTTGTTGCAGCCTGTCTTGAACCGGGGGTCTCGGTATCGCGGCTTGCGCTTGAACACGGCGTTAATGTCAATCTCCTGCGGAAATGGATACAGAGGGCCAAGCGGCTTGGTCATCCTGTGCCTGCGGGTCCGGCGTTCGTTCCGGTTCAGGTCGGTCCCGATCGGAGCCTGCCAGTGCAGCGCAGCAGCTTGGATACGAGGATCGAGAGGCTGTCTCCTGCGGCCAAGCTGAGCGCTTCACTACCGAACGGGGTGAGCGTGACGGTGGAATGCAGTGATGTCGATGGGTTGACAGCAATAATAGGAGCGCTGGGTCATGTTCAGACTGGGCGCTGA
- the tnpB gene encoding IS66 family insertion sequence element accessory protein TnpB, with the protein MFRLGADLKVYLHREPIDFRAGINSLAILIQETMALDPFAPAVFAFCNRRRQRPTFYIRFSIFDDRISVASAVRLQGAGLALSPREDPDVHLYGRASRSPLP; encoded by the coding sequence ATGTTCAGACTGGGCGCTGATCTCAAGGTTTACCTGCATCGCGAACCGATCGACTTTCGGGCCGGCATCAACAGCCTTGCGATCCTGATCCAGGAGACGATGGCGCTGGATCCCTTTGCTCCTGCGGTTTTTGCCTTCTGCAATCGCCGGCGCCAACGACCGACATTCTACATACGGTTTTCGATATTCGACGATCGCATATCCGTGGCATCCGCTGTTCGGCTGCAGGGTGCAGGTCTCGCGTTATCGCCGCGGGAAGACCCTGATGTGCATCTATACGGACGAGCGTCCCGATCACCTCTCCCGTGA
- a CDS encoding recombinase family protein: MNTKITSDHLGRAAIVYVRQSTMAQVTGNLESQRRQYDLAGAAATTGFASVTVIDDDLGRSGSGSVERPGFERLVALVCSGNVGAVYCIEASRLARNGRDWHHLIDLCALTGTLVIDPDGAFDPRLVNDRLLLGLKGTMSEYELSLIRQRGIAARDSKAGRGEFRFMLPPGFCWSEAGKIEIDPDEHVAEAIRLVFDKFRELGSGRQVFLWLRSADIKMPVVLRNVEVRKLVWKAPAYHSVMQILHNPLYAGAYVFGRRAQRTLIIDGRARKANGLRKPRDEWSVLLRDNHQGYITWREYEENQKLLTENAHMKRNCDRKSARGGRALLTGLIRCGRCGRMMRVFYGGAKGNAHRYQCRGDDARVGLGLCIGIGGVRVDRAVATQILEAVSDRAVEAAIFASDQVERSARDVIAAIERDLEGARYEASLAGRRYELVDPAKRHVARELEARWNDALERVSMLERKIEELSALSTARPAIDRGRLLQLAHDLPTAWNAPSTDTRTKQRLIHILVQEIICDLDDTTNQAVLLIHWTGGRHTEVRVARVKTGRYPSDMAPPAVEALRKLGGHWPDRELAVSLNRMLCKTGDGEGWTAVRVRDMRERLGIPEYDPTKAGSPVISLMKAAERLGICIGSAKSLVKKGILPATQILPGSQWMVPIEALTSEAVLIGVQGVVGRRPKIYEDYQYDKVVRLPGL; this comes from the coding sequence ATGAACACGAAGATCACGTCTGACCATCTGGGCCGCGCCGCGATTGTCTATGTCCGCCAGTCAACCATGGCGCAAGTGACGGGCAATCTCGAAAGCCAGCGCCGGCAATATGATCTGGCTGGTGCCGCCGCAACGACCGGGTTTGCATCGGTAACTGTGATCGATGATGACCTTGGACGCTCAGGCTCAGGCAGCGTGGAGCGACCTGGGTTTGAGCGGCTTGTCGCGCTGGTCTGCTCGGGTAACGTAGGTGCGGTCTATTGCATCGAGGCATCGCGTCTGGCGCGCAATGGGCGGGACTGGCATCATCTGATCGATCTGTGCGCGCTCACTGGTACGCTGGTCATCGATCCAGATGGCGCCTTTGATCCAAGGCTTGTCAATGATCGTCTGCTGCTTGGGCTGAAAGGCACGATGTCGGAGTATGAACTGAGTTTGATCCGTCAGCGCGGCATTGCCGCGCGCGATTCCAAGGCGGGACGCGGGGAGTTCCGGTTCATGTTGCCTCCGGGCTTCTGCTGGAGTGAGGCGGGCAAGATCGAGATCGATCCGGACGAACATGTGGCGGAGGCGATCAGGCTTGTCTTTGACAAATTCCGGGAACTGGGAAGTGGGCGACAAGTCTTTTTGTGGCTGCGGTCGGCCGATATCAAAATGCCCGTCGTCTTGCGCAACGTGGAAGTGCGCAAGCTCGTCTGGAAGGCGCCAGCTTATCATAGCGTCATGCAGATCCTCCACAATCCACTCTACGCGGGCGCCTATGTCTTCGGAAGGCGAGCACAACGAACGTTGATCATCGATGGTCGCGCTCGCAAGGCCAACGGGCTGCGCAAGCCCAGGGATGAATGGAGTGTATTGCTGCGCGACAATCATCAAGGTTACATCACATGGCGGGAGTATGAAGAGAACCAGAAGCTTCTGACCGAGAACGCACACATGAAGAGGAATTGTGATCGCAAATCGGCGCGTGGCGGTCGTGCGCTGTTGACGGGACTGATACGATGCGGCCGCTGCGGCCGAATGATGCGTGTCTTCTACGGCGGCGCAAAGGGCAACGCGCATCGCTATCAGTGCCGCGGCGACGACGCTCGTGTGGGTCTCGGGCTTTGCATCGGAATTGGCGGCGTGAGGGTCGATCGTGCCGTGGCCACTCAGATTCTGGAAGCGGTTTCGGATCGCGCTGTCGAAGCGGCGATCTTCGCCTCGGATCAGGTTGAGCGGTCCGCAAGAGATGTTATAGCGGCAATTGAGCGGGACCTTGAAGGCGCACGCTATGAGGCGTCACTGGCCGGACGCAGATACGAGCTGGTCGATCCGGCCAAACGTCATGTCGCCCGCGAACTGGAAGCTCGTTGGAACGATGCACTGGAACGTGTGAGCATGCTTGAGCGCAAGATCGAAGAATTGTCCGCGCTGTCGACAGCACGTCCAGCAATTGATCGTGGCCGGCTTCTACAGCTTGCCCATGACTTACCGACAGCCTGGAATGCACCGTCAACCGATACGCGGACAAAGCAGCGGCTCATCCATATTCTGGTCCAGGAGATCATCTGCGATCTCGACGATACGACCAACCAGGCTGTGCTGCTGATCCATTGGACCGGTGGCCGCCATACTGAGGTACGCGTGGCGCGTGTCAAGACTGGCCGATATCCGAGCGATATGGCCCCGCCCGCCGTAGAGGCACTACGAAAGCTGGGCGGACATTGGCCAGATCGGGAGCTCGCAGTGTCCCTCAATCGGATGCTTTGCAAGACCGGTGATGGTGAGGGTTGGACGGCGGTGCGTGTTCGTGACATGCGCGAGCGGTTGGGCATTCCAGAATATGATCCCACAAAAGCGGGCAGTCCCGTGATTAGCCTGATGAAAGCTGCCGAAAGGCTCGGTATCTGCATCGGATCGGCGAAAAGCCTTGTAAAGAAGGGCATCTTGCCCGCAACGCAAATCTTGCCAGGCTCACAGTGGATGGTTCCGATTGAAGCGCTAACCTCAGAGGCTGTTCTGATAGGGGTGCAGGGTGTGGTCGGGCGACGGCCCAAGATTTATGAAGATTATCAATATGATAAGGTTGTCCGATTGCCCGGACTTTAA
- the tnpB gene encoding IS66 family insertion sequence element accessory protein TnpB (TnpB, as the term is used for proteins encoded by IS66 family insertion elements, is considered an accessory protein, since TnpC, encoded by a neighboring gene, is a DDE family transposase.), translating to MHYETRWRDRMKLLFFDRSGFVMVLKKLTEDRFRWPCREVPLVVLTTEQLHWILDGIDIDAMIRHPVRQYQIAG from the coding sequence ATGCATTATGAAACGCGTTGGCGTGACCGGATGAAGCTCCTGTTTTTTGATCGGTCCGGTTTTGTGATGGTCCTGAAGAAATTGACGGAAGACAGGTTCCGTTGGCCCTGCCGGGAGGTTCCGCTCGTTGTGCTGACGACAGAACAGCTCCACTGGATCCTCGACGGCATCGATATCGACGCAATGATCCGCCATCCGGTGCGCCAATATCAGATCGCCGGCTGA
- a CDS encoding IS66 family transposase, with protein sequence MTRTGDPSVAELMAQLAANAAEIAALTAEKEALSQRVVKLEEELALAKLHRFAPRSEKHIDRLFNEAEEAAVEDDSEAGDVVELPETGLPAVEGQTGKKRGRRPLPEDLPRERVEYDLPDDQKSCPCCQGQMHRMGEAVTEQLHIEVKAKVLQNVRFKYACRHCDRTGINTPVVIAPMPTQPLPGSIATASTLAFALVHKYVDGTPLYRVAQTFERAGVPISRGALAHWVIGSSEKHLHRIYDALKLRLRSQPLIHGDETTVQVLKEKDKEATSTSYMWAYRSGEDSDQPIVLLDYQPGRGQIHPQTFLGDYRGILVSDGYTAWRTLHGATHIGCMAHSRRRFVDALKARKNGGGPPEQALRFFEQLYRIERQAREIKPDAGETQADCIRRFRQQHSLPVLNALKTWLDNIAPKVVPDTKLGDAVSYTLNQWDHLTRYTSDGRIPIDNNILERDIRVFATGRKSWLFSDTADGAKASAVIYSLMLTCRACGVDPLIWLRHVLTELPQRDDYADIGDLLPINFSKTSAA encoded by the coding sequence ATGACTCGAACCGGCGATCCTAGTGTTGCAGAGCTGATGGCGCAGTTGGCGGCCAATGCTGCCGAAATCGCTGCGCTCACAGCCGAGAAGGAAGCGCTCTCGCAGCGGGTCGTCAAGCTGGAAGAAGAGTTGGCACTGGCAAAGCTCCATCGCTTTGCCCCGCGCAGCGAAAAGCACATCGATCGTCTCTTCAACGAGGCCGAAGAGGCTGCGGTCGAGGATGACAGCGAGGCAGGCGATGTTGTCGAACTTCCGGAGACCGGCCTGCCAGCGGTAGAAGGTCAAACGGGAAAGAAGCGTGGACGCAGACCTCTGCCGGAAGACCTGCCACGCGAGCGCGTTGAATATGACCTCCCCGACGATCAGAAGTCTTGTCCCTGCTGCCAGGGTCAGATGCATCGCATGGGGGAGGCTGTTACCGAACAGCTCCATATCGAGGTCAAGGCAAAGGTCCTACAGAATGTGCGGTTCAAGTACGCTTGCCGCCATTGCGACCGCACCGGGATCAACACGCCTGTCGTGATCGCGCCGATGCCGACGCAGCCGCTGCCAGGCAGTATCGCTACCGCCTCGACACTGGCCTTCGCGCTCGTTCACAAATACGTCGATGGCACACCGCTCTACCGCGTGGCGCAAACATTCGAGCGTGCTGGTGTTCCGATCAGCCGCGGCGCTCTCGCTCACTGGGTGATCGGCTCAAGCGAGAAGCATCTGCACCGCATCTATGATGCGCTGAAACTGCGGTTGCGATCGCAGCCTCTCATTCATGGCGATGAGACGACGGTTCAAGTCCTCAAGGAAAAGGACAAAGAGGCCACCAGCACATCGTACATGTGGGCCTATCGCAGCGGCGAGGACAGTGACCAGCCAATCGTACTGCTCGATTATCAGCCCGGCCGCGGCCAGATCCACCCGCAGACCTTCCTTGGTGACTACCGCGGCATATTGGTGAGCGATGGCTACACAGCCTGGCGCACATTGCATGGCGCAACCCATATCGGATGCATGGCTCACTCCAGGCGGCGCTTCGTTGATGCCCTCAAGGCGAGAAAGAATGGCGGCGGCCCGCCGGAGCAAGCTCTCCGGTTCTTCGAGCAGCTCTACCGGATCGAAAGGCAGGCGCGAGAGATAAAGCCCGATGCCGGTGAAACGCAGGCCGATTGCATTCGCCGCTTCCGGCAACAGCACAGCTTGCCTGTCCTGAACGCTCTAAAGACGTGGCTCGATAACATCGCGCCGAAGGTCGTGCCGGATACGAAGCTCGGCGATGCTGTGTCCTACACCCTGAACCAGTGGGATCACCTGACACGCTACACCAGCGACGGCAGGATACCGATCGATAACAACATTCTCGAACGCGACATCAGGGTTTTTGCGACCGGAAGAAAATCGTGGCTGTTCAGCGACACTGCTGACGGAGCCAAGGCCAGCGCAGTGATCTATAGTTTGATGCTGACCTGCCGCGCCTGTGGCGTCGACCCTCTGATCTGGCTGCGGCACGTGCTTACTGAGTTGCCGCAGCGAGACGACTACGCCGACATCGGCGACCTGCTACCGATCAACTTCTCGAAAACCTCCGCCGCCTAA
- a CDS encoding site-specific integrase: protein MPSLTDSAIRQALKRVESSRKQENLADGEGRGTGRLVLVLKPMPKRVTADWMAQQWRDGKRTKKKLGAYPSMSLAQAREIFKRDFADVIQKGRSIKIATDTRPGTVADLFEGYVASLKAASKPSWKETEKGLNKIADTLGRNRLAREIESEEIVELIRPIYERGARSMADHVRCYIHAAYSWGMKSDNDYRNTSPRRFRIPYNPASGIPTEPKVQGTRWLSEDEFLQLYRWLECPDTPVHPSYPRAVQIIMLTGQRVEEIARLHVDQWDAKERIIDWSKTKNLQPHAVPVPSLAAELIESIKPNAHGWYFPSAKDPSKPVSHATLYSFVWRQRDRGVIPYATNRDLRRTFKTLAGKAGLSKEIRDRIQNHALQDVSSKNYDRWNYMPEKRAGMKKWDKFVRAMLLRKRMKDAA, encoded by the coding sequence ATGCCGAGCCTCACCGATTCAGCCATCCGGCAAGCGTTGAAGCGCGTGGAAAGCAGCCGAAAGCAGGAGAACCTCGCCGACGGCGAAGGACGCGGCACTGGCCGTCTCGTCCTTGTGCTCAAGCCGATGCCGAAGCGTGTCACCGCCGACTGGATGGCGCAGCAGTGGCGCGATGGAAAGCGGACAAAGAAGAAGCTCGGCGCCTATCCATCGATGTCGCTCGCCCAAGCGCGCGAGATCTTTAAGCGCGACTTCGCCGACGTCATCCAGAAGGGGCGCAGCATCAAGATCGCCACCGACACTCGCCCCGGTACCGTCGCCGATCTGTTCGAAGGCTATGTCGCGTCGTTGAAAGCGGCGAGCAAACCGTCCTGGAAGGAAACGGAAAAGGGCCTCAACAAGATCGCCGACACGCTCGGCCGCAATCGCCTGGCGCGTGAGATCGAATCCGAAGAGATCGTCGAGCTGATCCGGCCGATCTATGAGCGCGGTGCCCGATCGATGGCGGATCATGTCAGGTGCTACATCCATGCGGCCTACAGCTGGGGAATGAAGTCAGACAACGATTATCGCAACACCTCCCCTCGCCGCTTCCGCATTCCCTACAATCCGGCATCGGGCATTCCGACCGAGCCCAAGGTCCAGGGCACACGCTGGCTCAGCGAGGACGAGTTCTTGCAGCTCTATCGCTGGCTCGAATGCCCGGACACTCCGGTGCATCCGTCCTATCCGCGTGCCGTGCAGATCATCATGCTGACGGGTCAGCGTGTCGAGGAGATCGCCCGCCTGCATGTCGACCAGTGGGATGCCAAGGAAAGGATCATCGACTGGTCGAAGACCAAGAACCTCCAGCCGCACGCCGTTCCGGTCCCATCGCTCGCTGCCGAGTTGATCGAGTCGATCAAGCCGAATGCGCACGGCTGGTACTTTCCTTCTGCGAAGGACCCGTCGAAGCCGGTCAGCCATGCGACGCTCTACAGCTTCGTCTGGCGGCAGCGGGATCGCGGGGTCATTCCCTACGCCACGAACCGCGATCTTCGGCGGACCTTCAAGACGCTGGCTGGCAAGGCTGGTCTCTCGAAAGAGATCCGAGATCGCATCCAGAACCACGCACTACAGGACGTCAGCTCAAAGAATTACGACCGCTGGAACTACATGCCCGAAAAGCGAGCCGGTATGAAAAAATGGGATAAGTTCGTGCGGGCCATGCTCTTGAGGAAGAGGATGAAGGATGCCGCGTGA
- the map gene encoding type I methionyl aminopeptidase — MVNYIEAATAPAKNTGAIRLYGQDAFAGMRKACQLTARCLDELAAIVKPGVATDVIDRFVFEFGMDHGAYPATLNYRGYMKSSCTSINHVVCHGIPNDKPLRESDIVNIDVTYVLDGWHGDSSRMYPVGEIKRSAERLLEVTYESLMRGIAAVRPGARTGAIGEAIQTYAEGERCSVVRDFCGHGVGSLFHDSPNILHYGRVNDGPELREGMIFTIEPMINLGKPHVKVLGDGWTAVTRDRSLSAQYEHTVGVTATGCEIFTLSPGGLDRPGLPPLQG, encoded by the coding sequence ATGGTGAATTACATCGAAGCGGCAACCGCGCCGGCGAAAAATACGGGCGCTATCCGCCTCTACGGGCAGGATGCCTTTGCCGGAATGCGCAAGGCATGCCAGTTGACCGCCCGCTGCCTCGATGAACTGGCCGCGATCGTCAAGCCCGGCGTGGCCACCGATGTCATCGACCGCTTCGTTTTCGAATTCGGCATGGATCACGGCGCTTATCCGGCGACGCTGAACTATCGCGGCTACATGAAATCCTCGTGCACGTCGATCAACCACGTCGTCTGCCACGGCATTCCCAACGACAAGCCGCTGCGCGAGAGCGATATCGTCAATATCGACGTGACCTATGTGCTCGACGGCTGGCATGGCGATTCCAGCCGCATGTATCCTGTCGGCGAAATCAAGCGTTCGGCCGAGCGGCTGCTGGAGGTTACCTACGAATCCCTGATGCGCGGCATCGCCGCCGTGCGCCCCGGTGCCCGCACCGGCGCCATCGGCGAAGCGATCCAGACCTATGCCGAGGGCGAGCGCTGCTCGGTCGTGCGCGACTTCTGCGGCCACGGCGTCGGCAGCCTGTTCCACGATTCGCCGAATATCCTGCATTACGGCCGGGTCAATGACGGCCCGGAGCTGCGCGAAGGCATGATCTTCACCATCGAGCCGATGATTAATCTCGGCAAGCCACATGTGAAGGTGCTCGGCGATGGCTGGACAGCCGTGACCCGCGACCGTTCGCTCTCGGCGCAGTACGAGCACACGGTCGGCGTCACCGCGACGGGCTGCGAGATCTTCACCCTGTCGCCCGGCGGCCTCGACCGCCCCGGCCTGCCGCCGCTGCAGGGATAG
- the sfsA gene encoding DNA/RNA nuclease SfsA, producing MLFPSPLVPARLISRYKRFLFDAELEDGTFVTGSCPNTGSMLGLTAPGSRIWLSEHEGAKRKYRHVFELIEADGTTVGVNTAMPNRIAAEAIALGQISDLGDYTTVKREQNYGRNSRIDLLLTDPLRTTTYVEVKNVHFMRRPGLAEFPDTATARGTKHLEELGDMAEAGYRAVMLFVIQRHDCDLFRVCGDLDPVYARAFERALARGVEVYALKCRVSPTEIAPAGLIPIDEPGIAALDTSIKISAEG from the coding sequence ATGCTCTTTCCTTCGCCTCTCGTCCCTGCCCGCCTGATTTCGCGTTACAAGCGCTTCCTCTTCGATGCCGAACTGGAGGACGGAACCTTCGTCACCGGCTCCTGCCCGAATACGGGCTCGATGCTCGGCCTGACGGCGCCGGGCTCGCGCATCTGGCTCTCCGAACACGAAGGAGCGAAGCGAAAGTACCGTCATGTCTTCGAACTGATCGAGGCGGACGGCACGACCGTCGGCGTCAACACCGCCATGCCGAACCGGATCGCGGCAGAAGCGATTGCTCTCGGGCAAATTTCCGATCTCGGCGATTATACGACCGTAAAGCGCGAGCAGAATTACGGCCGCAATTCCCGCATCGACCTGCTCTTGACCGACCCTTTGCGGACAACCACCTATGTCGAGGTGAAGAACGTCCATTTCATGCGACGGCCGGGCCTTGCGGAATTTCCCGATACGGCGACGGCCCGCGGCACCAAGCATCTTGAAGAACTCGGCGATATGGCAGAGGCCGGTTACCGCGCCGTCATGCTATTCGTGATCCAGCGACATGATTGCGATCTCTTCCGGGTTTGCGGTGATCTCGATCCGGTCTATGCCAGGGCATTCGAGCGGGCCTTGGCGCGGGGCGTCGAAGTATACGCGCTGAAATGCAGGGTTTCGCCGACGGAAATAGCGCCTGCCGGGTTGATCCCGATAGACGAACCCGGCATAGCTGCATTAGATACGAGTATAAAGATTTCTGCTGAAGGCTAG
- the phaC gene encoding class I poly(R)-hydroxyalkanoic acid synthase encodes MTDSKRDNNEGNGGFPGFDPKSVEPYIVRDPEAMAVNFARALENLGKAASAWLAPRERGEKIDTVADPFTDMVKTLSKVGEYWLSDPRRTLEAQTHLLSGYFSLWTKTMQRLSGDSSAEAEAEPVKDRRFADEDWQKNPFFDFLKQTYLLTSNWAEKLVGEAEGLDEHTRHKAAFYTKQITAAFSPTNFIATNPQVYRETIASNAENLVRGMKMLAEDISFGHGELRLRQTDMTKFAVGRDMALTPGKVIAQSDVCQVIQYEPATDKVLKRPLLICPPWINKFYILDLNPQKSFIKWCVEQGHTVFVISWVNPDQRHAAKDWTSYAREGIDFALDTIERATGEQEVNAVGYCVGGTLLAATLALHAKEKNKRIRTVTFLTTQVDFTFAGDLKVFVDEEQIAALEEQMKVLGYLEGSKMATAFNMLRASELIWPYFVNSYLKGQDPLPFDLLFWNADSTRMAAANHSFYLRNCYLNNALSQGRMALDGKTLSLKDVRIPVYNLATREDHIAPAKSVFVGSQYFGGPVEFVVTGSGHIAGVVNPPDKHKYQFWTGGPTSGDYENWLAEAKETPGSWWPHWHAWIVSQDHRMAAARPPGGKALNALEEAPGSFVMERA; translated from the coding sequence GTGACCGACAGCAAGCGGGACAATAATGAAGGCAATGGCGGCTTCCCCGGCTTCGACCCAAAGTCAGTCGAGCCTTACATCGTCAGGGATCCCGAAGCGATGGCCGTCAACTTTGCCCGTGCGCTGGAAAATCTCGGCAAGGCGGCTTCCGCCTGGCTCGCGCCCCGCGAACGCGGCGAAAAGATCGATACCGTCGCCGATCCTTTCACCGACATGGTCAAGACGCTGTCCAAGGTCGGCGAATACTGGCTCTCCGATCCCCGCCGGACACTGGAGGCACAAACGCATCTCCTGTCGGGCTATTTCAGCCTGTGGACAAAAACCATGCAGCGTCTCAGCGGCGATTCGTCCGCCGAGGCCGAAGCCGAGCCGGTCAAGGATAGACGTTTCGCCGACGAGGACTGGCAGAAGAACCCCTTCTTCGATTTCCTGAAGCAGACCTATCTTCTGACGTCGAACTGGGCGGAAAAGCTAGTCGGAGAAGCGGAAGGCCTGGACGAGCATACGCGCCACAAGGCTGCATTCTATACAAAGCAGATCACCGCCGCCTTTTCGCCAACCAATTTCATCGCGACGAATCCGCAGGTCTACCGCGAAACCATCGCGTCCAATGCCGAGAACCTGGTGCGCGGCATGAAGATGCTGGCGGAGGATATCAGCTTCGGTCACGGCGAACTGCGCCTGCGGCAAACCGACATGACGAAATTCGCCGTCGGCCGTGACATGGCGCTGACGCCGGGCAAGGTGATCGCGCAAAGCGATGTCTGTCAGGTCATCCAATACGAGCCGGCGACGGACAAGGTGCTGAAGCGCCCCTTGCTGATCTGCCCGCCCTGGATCAACAAATTCTATATTCTCGATCTCAACCCGCAGAAATCCTTCATAAAATGGTGTGTGGAGCAGGGTCACACCGTCTTCGTCATCTCCTGGGTGAACCCCGATCAGCGCCATGCGGCCAAGGACTGGACCTCCTATGCCCGCGAAGGCATCGATTTTGCCCTGGATACGATCGAAAGGGCGACGGGCGAGCAGGAGGTCAATGCAGTGGGATATTGCGTCGGCGGCACGCTGCTCGCCGCCACGCTCGCGCTCCACGCCAAGGAAAAGAACAAGCGCATCCGCACTGTGACCTTCCTGACGACGCAGGTCGATTTCACCTTCGCCGGCGACCTGAAGGTTTTCGTCGACGAAGAGCAGATTGCGGCGCTCGAAGAACAGATGAAGGTGCTCGGCTATCTCGAAGGCTCGAAGATGGCGACGGCCTTCAACATGCTGCGCGCCTCCGAACTGATCTGGCCCTATTTCGTCAATAGTTACCTGAAGGGGCAGGATCCGCTACCCTTCGACCTCCTGTTCTGGAATGCCGATTCCACGCGCATGGCGGCCGCCAACCATTCCTTCTACCTGCGCAACTGCTATCTCAACAATGCCTTGAGCCAGGGCAGGATGGCGCTCGACGGCAAGACGCTGTCGCTGAAGGATGTGCGCATCCCGGTCTACAATCTGGCAACGCGCGAGGATCATATCGCGCCGGCAAAATCCGTCTTCGTCGGCAGCCAATATTTCGGCGGCCCGGTGGAATTCGTCGTGACGGGCTCCGGCCACATCGCCGGCGTCGTCAACCCACCGGACAAGCATAAATACCAGTTCTGGACCGGCGGCCCGACAAGCGGCGACTACGAGAACTGGCTGGCCGAGGCAAAGGAAACGCCGGGCTCCTGGTGGCCGCATTGGCATGCCTGGATCGTCTCGCAGGATCATCGCATGGCAGCAGCCCGCCCACCCGGTGGCAAGGCGCTTAATGCGCTTGAAGAAGCACCCGGCAGCTTCGTCATGGAACGGGCGTAG
- a CDS encoding LL-diaminopimelate aminotransferase, with amino-acid sequence MEEFHKVRRLPPYVFEQVNRLKASARAGGADIIDLGMGNPDLPTPKAIVDKLCEVVQDPRTHRYSSSKGIPGLRRAQAAYYARRFGVKLNPDTQVVATLGSKEGFANMAQAITAPGDVILCPNPTYPIHAFGFLMAGGVIRSMSVEPDDSFFPPLERAVRHSIPKPLALILNYPSNPTAYVATLDFYKEVIAFAKKHDIIVLSDLAYSEIYFDDAPPPSVLEVPGAMDVTVEFTSMSKTFSMPGWRMGFAVGNERLIAALTRVKSYLDYGAFTPIQVAATHALNGDGSDIAEVRSIYKRRRDVLVDSFGKAGFDVPPPAATMFAWAKIPEKFRHLGSLEFSKLLVEKADIAVAPGIGFGEQGDDYVRIALVENEHRIRQAARNLKRFLSSADETMHNVISLNAHR; translated from the coding sequence ATGGAAGAGTTTCATAAAGTCCGGCGTTTGCCGCCCTACGTTTTCGAACAGGTCAACCGTTTGAAAGCGAGCGCGCGAGCGGGCGGGGCGGACATTATCGACCTCGGCATGGGCAATCCCGATCTTCCGACCCCCAAGGCGATCGTCGACAAGCTGTGCGAAGTGGTCCAGGACCCGCGTACGCATCGTTATTCCTCCTCCAAGGGTATTCCAGGCCTTCGCCGCGCGCAGGCCGCCTACTATGCGCGCCGTTTCGGCGTGAAGCTCAATCCGGATACGCAGGTGGTCGCCACCCTCGGCTCCAAGGAAGGCTTCGCCAACATGGCGCAGGCGATCACCGCACCCGGCGACGTCATCCTCTGCCCGAACCCGACCTATCCGATCCATGCTTTCGGCTTCCTGATGGCCGGCGGCGTCATCCGCTCCATGTCGGTCGAGCCGGACGACAGCTTCTTCCCGCCGCTGGAGCGGGCGGTGCGCCACTCGATCCCGAAGCCGCTGGCCCTGATTCTCAACTACCCATCGAACCCGACGGCCTATGTCGCGACGCTCGATTTCTACAAGGAAGTCATCGCCTTCGCGAAGAAGCACGATATCATCGTGCTCTCGGATCTCGCCTATTCGGAGATCTACTTCGACGACGCGCCGCCGCCGTCAGTGCTGGAAGTTCCAGGCGCCATGGACGTGACCGTCGAGTTCACCTCGATGTCGAAGACCTTCTCCATGCCCGGCTGGCGCATGGGCTTTGCCGTCGGCAACGAGCGGCTGATCGCGGCGCTGACGCGCGTGAAGTCCTATCTCGATTACGGTGCCTTCACGCCGATCCAGGTGGCGGCGACCCATGCGCTGAACGGCGACGGCTCCGATATCGCGGAAGTGCGCAGCATCTACAAGCGCCGTCGCGACGTCCTAGTGGACAGCTTCGGCAAGGCCGGCTTCGACGTGCCGCCGCCGGCGGCGACCATGTTTGCCTGGGCGAAGATCCCGGAAAAGTTCCGTCACCTCGGTTCGCTGGAATTCTCCAAGCTTCTGGTCGAGAAGGCTGACATCGCAGTCGCTCCCGGCATCGGCTTTGGCGAACAGGGCGACGATTATGTTCGCATCGCGCTCGTTGAGAACGAACACCGTATCCGGCAGGCCGCGCGCAATCTGAAGCGCTTCCTCTCCTCCGCGGATGAGACGATGCACAATGTCATTTCGCTGAACGCCCATCGTTAA